The following is a genomic window from Salinibacterium sp. UTAS2018.
GGGGGTACCGCACCCCGCCATCGGCCCACACGCGGGCGCCGAGCTCGCGTGCGGTCGCGGCGGTCTCGAGAACGGCGGAGAACTGGGGCCGACCAACCGCGGTCATCATGCGCGTCGTGCACATAGCGCCAGGGCCAACGCCCACCTTAATAATTGTGGCGCCCGCCGTCACGAGGTCGCGCACTGCGGCACTCGTAACGACGTTGCCCGCGACCAGAGGTACGCCCAAGTTGAGCGCTGCAACGATCTCGACAGCCCGCACCATTCCCTCTTGGTGGCCGTGCGCGGTGTCGAGAACGAGCGTGCTCGCGCCGGCAGCCACCAGAGCGCGGGCCTTCGCTGCAACGTCACCGTTGATTCCGAGTGCTGCAGCGACTGCGAGCTTGCCTTCACTGTCGAGCGCGGGCGTGTAGAGGGTGGAACGGAGCGCGCTCGTCTTGCTCGTGGTACCGACAACCGTGCCCGCATCCACGACGGGGGCGAAATCGAGGTCACGCTCGACAAGCAGATCAAAAAGCTCGCGGGCATTGCCAAAATCTGCGCGATCGATGGCGCGCATATCGCCGTCGGCGATATCGCCCAGTTCGGCACCGGGCAGTGCCGTGGCCAAACGTTCGGCGTGCACAACTCCGGCGAGCGCACCGTCGTTCATCAATACGACACCATGACCCGGGAGCGGTGGAACCACGAGTAGGGCGTGTTCGACGGTGTCCTGCGGGGTCAAGAACACGGCGGAGTCGATATCGGCGGGTTGAGCGCGCACCCACGCCAGAGCATCCGCCATCTCAGTATCGCTAAGGTCTTGCGGCAGCACGCCGAGCCCACCACGACGAGCGAGACTGGCGGCCAAGCGCGGCCCGGTGACCGAATTCATATTTGAAGCGACGAGAGGGATCGTGGCCGACGTGCCATCTCCTGGCGCGAGCGAGACCGACATGCGGCTCCCCACCGCGGAGTGGCTCGGTACCAAAAACACGTCCGAGTAGGTCAAATCATGGGTGGGCGTGGTCTCGTAAAAATCCATGGTCACGAGCCTAAAGGTCACCACTCGAAAACAATCTGCAAAAAAGTCACGAAAATAACGAAGATCGCCGCCTCACGGCCAGCAGACGCACAACAAAGCGATTAACATTGGTGGGGATGTCTGGCGCGCAGACTGCGCGTCGTTTTTGTGAACACCAGAACTGAAAGTAGGCGGTTTGACGTGTCAGGCCAAGTAACCGGAATCGCAGCGGACGGAGACTCCTCGGGCGACTTCGGGGCCAACGAATGGTTGGTTGACGAGATGTACGCAAAGTACCTCGAAGACAAGAACCTTGTGGATGAGGCCTGGTGGCCCTTCCTCGAGAACTATCATCCGTCGAAAGATTCGACTCCCACCACGACGGCTCCCGCGGCGACGACGCCCACTGCCGCGGCTGCAGCACCGGCGACGACGCCCGCCGCTCCGCAGCCCGCCACCGCAGCTTCCCCCGCAGCCGCCGCAACACCCGCGGCGCCGGCAGCACCGGCAGCGGCACCCGCCGAAAAGCCCTTCGTGGATGAGGCGAACCCCAGCACGGGCAGCCAGCCCATCGCCCGCACCACGTCGGTCGAGGCGAAGCCCCAACCGATCCCCGCCGAGGCGCCGACCACGACTCCCATCGAGACGCTGAAGGCTGAGGCTGCCGCCAAGCCGAAAACCGAGAACGTCGTTGCCCCGCTGCGTGGCGCTGCGAAGGCTCTCGCTTCGAACATGGACTCGAGCCTCACCGTTCCCACCGCCACGAGTGTTCGTACTATTCCGGCGAAGCTCATGATCGACAACCGTATTGTCATCAACAATCACCTCAAGCGTGCTCGCGGTGGAAAAGTGTCGTTCACCCACCTCATCGCCTGGGCGATCATCGAGACTCTCAAAGAGTTTCCGAGCCAGAACGTTTTCTACGATGAGCCCAACGGCAAGCCTTCGGTTGTCACTCCGGCCCACATCAACCTCGGTATTGCCATTGACATGCCGAAACCTGATGGCACTCGCGCGCTCGTAGTTCCCGGCATCAAGAATGCCGAGACCATGGGCTTTGGCGAGTTCCTTGCCGCGTATGAAGACGTCGTGTCGCGTGCCCGCGCTAACAAGCTGACCGGCCCCGATTACATGGGCAACACGATCTCTCTCACCAACCCGGGCGGTATCGGCACCGAGCATTCGGTCCCCCGCCTCATGCGTGGCTCAGGAACAATCGTTGGCGCTGGAGCGCTGGAGTACCCGGCCGAGTTCCAGGGAGCGAGCCTTCGTACCCTCACCGAGCTCGGTATCGGCAAGACCGTAACCCTCACGAGCACCTACGACCACCGTGTCATTCAGGGCGCTGGTTCGGGTGAGTTCCTCAAGAAGATTCACGAGCGACTCATCGGCGGCAACAACTTCTACGAAGACATCTTCGCGGCGTTGCGCATCCCGTACGACCCCATCCACTGGGCCAACGACATCAACGTCGATCTCGCCGACAACATCAACAAGACGTCGCGCGTTCACGAGCTCATCAACTCGTTCCGCGTTCGCGGTCATCTCATGGCTGACACCGATCCGCTTGAGTACCGCCAGCGTTCGCACCCCGACCTCGACATCTCGAGCCACGGACTTACGTTCTGGGATCTTGACCGCGAGTTCGTCACCGGCGGTTTCGGTGGCAAGCGTCAGGCGCTACTGCGCGAAATCCTTGGCACTCTGCGCGACGCCTACTGCCGCACTGTCGGTATTGAGTACATGCACATTCAGAACCCGGAGCAGCGTCGCTGGATCCAGGATCACGTCGAGAAGCCGTACACCAAGCCGACCCACGACGAGCAGATGCGCATCTTGGGCAAGCTCAACGAAGCGGAAGCTTTCGAGACGTTCTTGCAGACCAAGTACGTCGGTCAGAAGCGCTTCAGTCTCGAAGGTGGCGAATCCACGATCGCGTTGCTGGATGCCGTCATTCAGAAGGCTGCCGAAGCTAACCTTGAAGAGGTTGCTATTGGCATGGCCCACCGTGGTCGCCTGAGCGTTCTCACCAACATCGCGGGAAAGACCTACGGTCAAATCTTCCGCGAGTTCGAGGGCACTCAAGACCCCCGCACTGTGCAGGGTTCGGGCGACGTCAAGTATCACCTGGGAACCGAGGGCACTTTCACTGCCGCCGACGGTCGCCAGATCCCGGTCTACCTCGCCGCTAACCCTTCGCACCTCGAAGCGGTCGATGGTGTGCTTGAGGGCATCGTTCGCGCCAAGCAAGACCGCCGCCCCATTGGTTCGTACGCGGTCCTGCCCGTAATGGTGCACGGAGACGCGGCGATGGCCGGTCAGGGCATCGTCGTTGAGATCTTGCAGATGTCACAGCTGCGCGCATACCGCACGGGTGGCACCATCCACGTCAACATCAACAACCAGGTTGGATTTACGACTCCGCCCAGCGAGGGCCGTACTTCGCAGTACTCCACCGATGTCGCTAAGACTGTTCAGGCACCGATCTTCCACGTGAACGGTGACGACCCTGAGGCCGTCGTTCGCGTAGCGGAGCTCGCCTTCGCGTACCGCCAGAAGTTCCACCGCGACGTGGTTATCGACCTCATCTGCTACCGCCGCCGTGGCCACAATGAGGGAGACGACCCCTCGATGACGCAGCCGCTCATGTACAACCTGATCGAGGCCAAGCGCTCCGTTCGTACCCTCTACACCGAGGGTCTCGTTGGTCGTGGCGATATCACTCAGGAAGAGTACGAAGCCAGCCATCAGGACTTCCAAGACCGCCTCGAGCGTGCTTTCGCCGAAACGCATGCCGCTCAGACCGGTTCGATGCCGATCCTCACCAAGGACGGCAGCGGAGTCTCTGACCTTGAGCGTCCCGGCTCTCAACGTGACGACGCCATCGGCGAGCCCATCACCACGGGAATCGACGAAAGCGTTGTTCAACTCATTGGCGACGCTCATGCCAACCCGCCAGCAAACTTCACCGTGCATAAGAAGCTTCAGGCGCTGCTCAAGAAGCGCACCGATATGAGCCGCAAGGGCGGAATCGACTGGGCCTTCGCCGAGTTGCTCGCGATCGGTTCTGTTCTCCTCGAGGGAACCCCGGTGCGTATGGCGGGTCAGGATGCTCGTCGAGGCACGTTTGTTCAGCGTCACGCCGTACTCCACGACCGCGAAAACGGTCAAGAGTGGCTGCCGCTGCAGAATCTCTCCGAGAACCAGTCACGCTTCTGGATCTACGATTCGCTGCTCAGCGAGTACGCGGCTCTCGGCTTCGAGTACGGCTACTCAGTAGAGCGTGCCGACGCTCTCGTGATGTGGGAAGCCCAGTTCGGTGACTTCGCCAACGGCGCACAAATCGTCGTGGATGAGTTCATCTCGAGCGCTGAGCAGAAGTGGGCACAACGCTCAAGTGTTGTCATGCTGCTGCCGCACGGCTACGAGGGTCAAGGCCCCGACCACTCCTCCGCCCGCATCGAGCGCTACCTTCAGATGTGTGCCGAGAACAACATGATCGTGGCTCGCCCGTCGACTCCGGCATCGTATTTCCACCTGCTGCGTCGTCAGGCTTACTCGCGTCCGCGCCGTCCCCTGATCGTGTTCACTCCCAAGGCGATGCTTCGCCTGCGCGGTGCCACGAGCGACGTTGCTGACTTCACGAGTGGCCGTTTCGAGCCCGTTCTTGACGACGTGCGTCTCGACGACAAGTCGGCCGTCACTCGGGTTATTGTCACATCGGGCAAGACGTACTACGACATCGTCGCCGAGCTCGACAAGCGCGAGATCAAGCACATCGCCGTCGTGCGCATGGAGCAGTTCTACCCGCTCCCCGTTACCGACATGACCACAGTGCTTGACCAGTACCCGAACGCTGACATCGTGTGGACTCAGGATGAGCCTGAGAACCAGGGCGCTTGGCCGTTCATCAGTCTGGAGCTGCAACGCCACATTCAGTCTCGTGACATCAAGCTCGCGTCACGTCCGGCATCCGCCTCACCGGCGACCGGTTCCTCGAAGCGCAGCGCTCTCGAGCAAGCTGAATTGATCGACCACGCGATTACCCAGCCGTAACCGCAACCGCGTTAACGAAAAGCGGGCATCTTCTTCGGAGGATGCCCGCTTTTCTGTGTCGTGATCACTGAACTCAGTGAACACGGTGCGCCGGGAGCACTAGGCGTGCTCGGCGTGCTCGGCGTTAGAGTTCTTACTTCGCGTCTGCCAGCTTCGACAGAATCGCGCTCCGCAAATCATCGGGCGCTGTTTCGCGACAGGCCTGTTTCACCTTGAGCTTCAACGCGAGAGCAACGAGGTGTTCGCTCGAGCACGACTCGCAGTTGTCCAGATGATCAGAGACATCCTGAAAATCCGCTTCGTTCAGTTCGCGGTCGAGGTATTCCTCGAGTTCAGCTTTTGCTTTTTCGCAACCGCAGTCGGTCATTTGGTGCTCCTTGATGCTGCAGGCGTGCCGGGGGTGCGGTCACGCGCATAGTCGGCCAGTAGTTCACGCAACATGCGACGGCCACGGTGCAGTCGACTCATTACGGTGCCTACGGGGGTTTTCATGATGTCGGCGATCTCTTGATACGAGAAGCCTTCGACGTCGGCAAAGTAGACCGCAAGGCGGAAGTCTTCGGGGATCGACTGCAGCGCATCCTTCACCGCACTATCGGGCAAGTGATCGATCGCTTCTGCTTCAGCCGAGCGCGTCGAGACGGATTGGGTGACCGACTCAGCGCCGCCCAATTGCCAATCTTCAAGTTCGTCAATAGTGCCCTGATAAGGGTTGCGCTGGTTCTTGCGATAAATATTGATGAACGTGTTGGTCTGGATGCGATACAGCCAGGCCTTCAGGTTCGTGCCTTGCTGAAATTGACCGAACGCCTGAAACGCTTTGATGAAGGTCTCTTGAACGAGATCTGCAGCGTCGGTGGGGTTGCGGGTCATGCGCATTGCGGCGCCGAAAAGCTGGTCCATAAAGGGCAGCGCCTGCTCTTCGAACTGTCGTCGCTTGTCGTCAGCGGCAGCTTCGGTGGCGCTGGGCTCAACTCTGTCGGTAGTCATTAGCGACAATTCTAGTTCGCTGATAACCACATCCTGCTGAGTACTCAGTACTGCTGTCATACGGGCGCCTCCTCCGTGGGGTCTTAAACGCCGATACTCTTAGTAACTGATGTTCGTATCTAAGTATTCCAACCCAGAGTTCAGCCCGTATGACGACGAGACGGTGCCAGACACCACGGTGCCCGGAAACTGGCCAGCACCGACCGTTACTCACGCCCTCTCGGCATCGCTGAGTTTGCCGGGCAGTAAGAGTCTCACGAACCGCGAATTGGTTCTGGCGGCTCTCTCCGATGGCCCCTCGCGCCTGCACTCTCCGCTGCACTCGCGCGACAGTGCCCTCATGATCCAGGCCTTGCGCGCTCTCGGCGTCGGGATCACAGAGATCCCCACCGGTAACGCCTTCGGTCCCGACCTGCAGGTCACCCCCGGTGAGCTTGAGGGGGGAACATCCATCGACTGCGGCCTTGCCGGCACAGTGATGCGCTTCCTTCCTCCCGTTGCCGCTCTCGCGCTTGGCCCTGTCGCGTTCGATGGCGATGAGGCAGCCCTTCGCCGCCCGATGCGCACCACAATTGACTCGCTGCGCGCTTTGGGCGTCGATGTCTCCGACGATGGCCGCGGAACCCTTCCCTTCAGCCTGTACGGCATGGGCACGGTTGCCGGTGGCGAAGTCAGTATCGATGCTTCGGCATCCAGCCAGTTCGTCTCGGGACTGCTGCTCGCAGCGGCGCGCTTCGATAACGGCTTGACGCTGCGTCACACCGGCGAGAAGCTGCCGAGCATGCCGCACATTGAGATGACGATCGAATGCCTCGCTGCTCGCGGCGTTGTTGTCGAGAGCCCCGAGCCCGGCGTCTGGATTGTGCCCGCAGGGCCGATCCGCGCCATCGATGTGGTTCTGGAACCCGACCTCTCTAACGCTGCACCGTTCTTGGCTGCCGCTGTTGTTGCGGGGGGTTCAGTCACGATCGAGGGATGGCCTGAGACCACCACGCAGGTCGGTGCCGACCTCGAGCAACTGCTCCCGCTGTTTGGCGCGACGGCCATTCGCAAGGATGGCGCGCTCACGATCGATGGCGGTGTTGGCGTCGTCGGCGGTCAGCGCTACCCCGGAGTCGAACTCGACCTCTCGACCGGTGGCGAACTCGCTCCCGCGATCGTCGCCCTCGCTGCTCTGGCATCCTCTGCCAGCACTATTACCGGGATCGGTCATTTGCGCGGTCATGAAACAGACCGCCTTGCTGCTCTGCGCACCGAGATCAACGCGCTCGGCGGATCCGTCACCGAACTCGATGACGGGCTTCACATCGAGCCCGCCGCCCTGCACGGCGGTATCTGGCACAGCTACGAAGATCACCGAATGTCGACCGCCGGCGCCATTATTGGCCTCGCGATCGAGGGCGTGGAGATCGAGGGCATCGAATCGACCGCTAAGACGCTCCCCCAGTTCCCCGAACTGTGGCGCACCCTCGTCGGCGATGCGCCCCTCACCACCAACACTCTCGGGCTGCTCTAACGATGAGCTGGCTCACCGGCGACGACGACGATGACGACCGCGCCTACAGCGAATACGACGAGAGTTC
Proteins encoded in this region:
- a CDS encoding sigma-70 family RNA polymerase sigma factor; the encoded protein is MTTDRVEPSATEAAADDKRRQFEEQALPFMDQLFGAAMRMTRNPTDAADLVQETFIKAFQAFGQFQQGTNLKAWLYRIQTNTFINIYRKNQRNPYQGTIDELEDWQLGGAESVTQSVSTRSAEAEAIDHLPDSAVKDALQSIPEDFRLAVYFADVEGFSYQEIADIMKTPVGTVMSRLHRGRRMLRELLADYARDRTPGTPAASRSTK
- a CDS encoding GuaB1 family IMP dehydrogenase-related protein, encoding MDFYETTPTHDLTYSDVFLVPSHSAVGSRMSVSLAPGDGTSATIPLVASNMNSVTGPRLAASLARRGGLGVLPQDLSDTEMADALAWVRAQPADIDSAVFLTPQDTVEHALLVVPPLPGHGVVLMNDGALAGVVHAERLATALPGAELGDIADGDMRAIDRADFGNARELFDLLVERDLDFAPVVDAGTVVGTTSKTSALRSTLYTPALDSEGKLAVAAALGINGDVAAKARALVAAGASTLVLDTAHGHQEGMVRAVEIVAALNLGVPLVAGNVVTSAAVRDLVTAGATIIKVGVGPGAMCTTRMMTAVGRPQFSAVLETAATARELGARVWADGGVRYPRDVALALAAGAASVMIGSWFAGTIEAPGELRTDDAGALYKTSWGMASTKAVRARFGGLDAYELARKELFAEGISGSKIYLDPARPSIDDLVDMITSGVRSSCTYAGAANLREFRERALVGIQSAAGYEEGKALPVSW
- the aroA gene encoding 3-phosphoshikimate 1-carboxyvinyltransferase, translating into MFVSKYSNPEFSPYDDETVPDTTVPGNWPAPTVTHALSASLSLPGSKSLTNRELVLAALSDGPSRLHSPLHSRDSALMIQALRALGVGITEIPTGNAFGPDLQVTPGELEGGTSIDCGLAGTVMRFLPPVAALALGPVAFDGDEAALRRPMRTTIDSLRALGVDVSDDGRGTLPFSLYGMGTVAGGEVSIDASASSQFVSGLLLAAARFDNGLTLRHTGEKLPSMPHIEMTIECLAARGVVVESPEPGVWIVPAGPIRAIDVVLEPDLSNAAPFLAAAVVAGGSVTIEGWPETTTQVGADLEQLLPLFGATAIRKDGALTIDGGVGVVGGQRYPGVELDLSTGGELAPAIVALAALASSASTITGIGHLRGHETDRLAALRTEINALGGSVTELDDGLHIEPAALHGGIWHSYEDHRMSTAGAIIGLAIEGVEIEGIESTAKTLPQFPELWRTLVGDAPLTTNTLGLL
- a CDS encoding anti-sigma factor, which encodes MTDCGCEKAKAELEEYLDRELNEADFQDVSDHLDNCESCSSEHLVALALKLKVKQACRETAPDDLRSAILSKLADAK
- a CDS encoding multifunctional oxoglutarate decarboxylase/oxoglutarate dehydrogenase thiamine pyrophosphate-binding subunit/dihydrolipoyllysine-residue succinyltransferase subunit, with the protein product MSGQVTGIAADGDSSGDFGANEWLVDEMYAKYLEDKNLVDEAWWPFLENYHPSKDSTPTTTAPAATTPTAAAAAPATTPAAPQPATAASPAAAATPAAPAAPAAAPAEKPFVDEANPSTGSQPIARTTSVEAKPQPIPAEAPTTTPIETLKAEAAAKPKTENVVAPLRGAAKALASNMDSSLTVPTATSVRTIPAKLMIDNRIVINNHLKRARGGKVSFTHLIAWAIIETLKEFPSQNVFYDEPNGKPSVVTPAHINLGIAIDMPKPDGTRALVVPGIKNAETMGFGEFLAAYEDVVSRARANKLTGPDYMGNTISLTNPGGIGTEHSVPRLMRGSGTIVGAGALEYPAEFQGASLRTLTELGIGKTVTLTSTYDHRVIQGAGSGEFLKKIHERLIGGNNFYEDIFAALRIPYDPIHWANDINVDLADNINKTSRVHELINSFRVRGHLMADTDPLEYRQRSHPDLDISSHGLTFWDLDREFVTGGFGGKRQALLREILGTLRDAYCRTVGIEYMHIQNPEQRRWIQDHVEKPYTKPTHDEQMRILGKLNEAEAFETFLQTKYVGQKRFSLEGGESTIALLDAVIQKAAEANLEEVAIGMAHRGRLSVLTNIAGKTYGQIFREFEGTQDPRTVQGSGDVKYHLGTEGTFTAADGRQIPVYLAANPSHLEAVDGVLEGIVRAKQDRRPIGSYAVLPVMVHGDAAMAGQGIVVEILQMSQLRAYRTGGTIHVNINNQVGFTTPPSEGRTSQYSTDVAKTVQAPIFHVNGDDPEAVVRVAELAFAYRQKFHRDVVIDLICYRRRGHNEGDDPSMTQPLMYNLIEAKRSVRTLYTEGLVGRGDITQEEYEASHQDFQDRLERAFAETHAAQTGSMPILTKDGSGVSDLERPGSQRDDAIGEPITTGIDESVVQLIGDAHANPPANFTVHKKLQALLKKRTDMSRKGGIDWAFAELLAIGSVLLEGTPVRMAGQDARRGTFVQRHAVLHDRENGQEWLPLQNLSENQSRFWIYDSLLSEYAALGFEYGYSVERADALVMWEAQFGDFANGAQIVVDEFISSAEQKWAQRSSVVMLLPHGYEGQGPDHSSARIERYLQMCAENNMIVARPSTPASYFHLLRRQAYSRPRRPLIVFTPKAMLRLRGATSDVADFTSGRFEPVLDDVRLDDKSAVTRVIVTSGKTYYDIVAELDKREIKHIAVVRMEQFYPLPVTDMTTVLDQYPNADIVWTQDEPENQGAWPFISLELQRHIQSRDIKLASRPASASPATGSSKRSALEQAELIDHAITQP